The Methanobacterium lacus genome includes a region encoding these proteins:
- the heR gene encoding heliorhodopsin HeR, with protein sequence MFLDNDMRRELIAKSSITFSSLRKLNIGAGIFLFVQGILMVVLGYLLTWNKDIYTFYLKFKIISVVPPSFSIQPDPQVVYTLTHLGVILSSFLLISGLALLLIGFVKYKPYVENLKKGMNPYRWYEYAITSSIMLVIIATFVGVWDLWSLVMIFVLNATMILCGYLMEKINFHTKKTDWSAYLLGCLAGFTPWIVLAAYFIAELGSSQTKPPAFVYYILLFYFILFNTFSINMILQYKGVSKWKDYLYGERVYIILSFVAKTMLAWIVFFGIFAPS encoded by the coding sequence ATGTTCTTGGATAATGATATGCGTCGTGAGTTAATAGCTAAATCATCCATAACTTTTTCAAGTCTAAGGAAGCTTAATATTGGTGCTGGAATTTTTCTTTTTGTCCAGGGAATTTTGATGGTTGTATTAGGATACCTTCTTACTTGGAACAAGGATATTTATACGTTCTACCTTAAATTTAAAATTATTAGTGTTGTTCCTCCTTCATTTTCAATACAACCCGATCCTCAGGTTGTTTACACCCTGACTCACCTTGGTGTGATACTATCATCCTTCCTACTTATCTCGGGTTTGGCTCTTCTATTAATTGGATTTGTCAAGTATAAGCCTTACGTAGAGAATCTGAAAAAGGGTATGAATCCCTACCGTTGGTATGAGTATGCAATCACCAGTTCAATTATGCTGGTTATAATAGCAACCTTCGTTGGTGTTTGGGATCTATGGTCGCTGGTCATGATCTTCGTTTTAAACGCAACCATGATTCTGTGTGGATATTTGATGGAGAAAATAAACTTCCACACAAAGAAAACTGACTGGTCAGCATATCTTCTGGGTTGTTTAGCAGGTTTCACACCATGGATAGTGCTTGCTGCATATTTCATAGCAGAATTGGGTTCTTCACAGACTAAACCACCAGCCTTTGTATACTACATACTGTTGTTCTACTTCATTCTATTCAATACCTTCTCAATAAACATGATACTCCAGTACAAAGGTGTTTCCAAGTGGAAAGACTATCTCTACGGTGAGAGGGTTTACATAATCCTGAGCTTCGTTGCCAAAACAATGTTGGCATGGATAGTGTTCTTCGGAATATTCGCCCCAAGCTAA
- a CDS encoding PAS domain S-box protein yields MDKNSKTTNIKNKLEFFGYKVQYVTSSAREAVEKALEIIPDIILMDITQKEEIESINTFSKIYESNIPIIYLNTHSKDSEIRLINQINHYRYIIQAHKSRDLKYALDVAMHRNKIENILKGDEKQYTDTLNTLPEGLTIIAPEGGFIYVNKIFEAMIGYKKEELIGHDLLKFIDESELPQMEGSLKKILDGETFEIQCKFKRKDGSVLWTIAKHSPLYEDIGKNNPSIVLHTDITELKKAEAELELASRYNRSLIEASLDPLVTIGPDGKVTDVNSATEKATGYLKEEIIGSNFSNYFTEPEKADEGYKKVFKEGFVKDYPLEIQHKNGAKIPVLYNASVYNDETGRIIGVFAAARDISQLIQAEKNNQLLANVVESTDDAIIIKSLDGAILSWNKGAEQIYGYSAEEVIGENISVIAPINLSNEISSLIEKIKKSEKIQHYETIRLKKDGSIINVSITLSPVFDNYGNLIAISTIARDITERKKIENELELAGRYNRSLIEASLDPLVTIGPDGKVTDVNSATEKATGYLKEEIIGSNFSNYFTEPEKADEGYKKVFKEGFVKDYSLEIQHKNGTKTPVLYNASVYNDETGRIIGVFAAARDIKEYKKVMTALRESEKKYREIYEESFDGLFITSPNGKILDMNKKGIEMFGYDSKDEILDLDLMEDVYDDPTDRAKILKLVNDQGSAEYEVVVKKKNHEKMITHCSLTAVKKNGVITSYRGIIRDITQSKMAENAIIRAKEEWEDTFNAVPDLIVILDTNFKVLRANKAMAKKFNTTPEEMVGLTCHEVVHGINSVPSFCPFSKLLLDGHEHTSEIHEDNLGGDFIVSVSPLNDNNGKLRGVVHVARDITERKKIETEIKKSLDEKEVLLREIHHRVKNNLQIIASLLNLQEINDNQCADNVLKESMGRVKTMATVHEKLYGSSSMSKINFREFTEKLVYDILYSYGRRMIKTNLIIEDINLNIDTAMPLGLIINELVTNSVKYAFPDLNGIITIKLSSSKKDMELTVADNGIGLPKDFNIENIDTLGLELVKNLVNQLEGNLKVNGTDGTEFKISFKEVMYKDRV; encoded by the coding sequence GTGGACAAAAACTCAAAAACCACAAATATTAAGAACAAATTGGAATTCTTTGGTTATAAAGTTCAATATGTTACATCGAGTGCCAGAGAAGCTGTAGAGAAAGCTCTAGAAATAATTCCAGACATTATCTTAATGGACATAACCCAAAAAGAAGAAATAGAATCTATTAACACATTTTCTAAGATTTACGAATCAAACATCCCAATTATTTATTTAAATACTCATTCTAAAGATTCTGAAATTAGATTAATCAATCAGATAAACCACTACAGATACATAATCCAAGCCCACAAATCCCGTGATCTTAAATATGCCCTAGATGTTGCCATGCATAGGAATAAGATTGAAAATATATTGAAAGGTGATGAAAAACAGTACACTGATACTTTAAATACTTTGCCTGAAGGATTGACAATTATAGCTCCTGAAGGCGGTTTTATTTATGTTAATAAGATTTTTGAGGCCATGATTGGATACAAAAAAGAAGAATTAATTGGCCACGATCTACTAAAATTCATTGATGAGAGTGAGCTGCCCCAAATGGAAGGATCTCTTAAAAAAATTCTCGATGGTGAAACCTTTGAAATACAATGCAAATTCAAGAGAAAGGATGGATCAGTACTTTGGACAATAGCAAAGCATTCACCGTTGTACGAGGATATCGGGAAGAATAATCCGAGTATTGTTTTACATACAGACATAACAGAACTTAAAAAAGCCGAAGCTGAGCTTGAGCTTGCAAGTCGTTACAACCGAAGTTTAATTGAGGCCAGTTTGGATCCATTGGTGACCATAGGGCCAGATGGAAAGGTAACAGATGTCAACAGTGCAACAGAAAAGGCAACTGGTTACTTAAAGGAAGAAATAATCGGATCAAACTTCTCAAACTACTTCACAGAACCTGAAAAAGCAGATGAAGGGTATAAAAAAGTTTTCAAAGAAGGATTTGTAAAGGACTATCCACTTGAAATCCAGCATAAAAATGGAGCAAAAATTCCTGTTTTGTATAACGCATCTGTTTACAACGATGAAACCGGGAGGATCATCGGAGTGTTCGCAGCAGCAAGAGATATTAGTCAATTAATTCAAGCAGAAAAGAACAATCAGTTACTGGCCAATGTGGTGGAGTCAACAGATGATGCTATCATAATCAAATCCCTAGATGGTGCCATATTAAGCTGGAATAAAGGAGCAGAACAGATTTATGGTTATTCTGCCGAAGAAGTAATTGGAGAAAATATTTCTGTAATAGCACCAATAAACCTCAGCAATGAGATATCCAGTTTAATTGAAAAAATAAAAAAATCCGAAAAAATTCAGCACTATGAAACCATCAGATTGAAAAAGGATGGTTCCATAATAAATGTTTCAATAACACTCTCCCCTGTTTTTGACAATTATGGAAATTTAATTGCCATATCAACCATAGCCAGGGACATCACAGAACGTAAAAAAATAGAAAATGAACTTGAACTTGCGGGTCGCTACAACCGAAGTTTAATTGAGGCCAGTTTAGATCCTCTAGTGACCATAGGCCCAGATGGAAAGGTAACAGATGTCAACAGTGCAACAGAAAAGGCAACAGGCTACTTAAAGGAAGAAATAATCGGATCAAACTTCTCAAACTACTTCACAGAACCTGAAAAAGCAGATGAAGGGTATAAAAAAGTTTTCAAAGAAGGATTTGTGAAGGATTATTCCCTGGAAATCCAACACAAAAACGGAACAAAAACCCCTGTTTTGTACAACGCATCCGTTTACAACGATGAAACTGGAAGGATCATCGGAGTGTTCGCAGCAGCAAGGGACATCAAAGAATACAAAAAGGTAATGACAGCACTTCGTGAAAGTGAAAAGAAATACAGGGAAATCTATGAAGAATCCTTTGATGGTTTGTTTATAACATCACCAAATGGAAAAATTCTTGATATGAACAAGAAAGGGATAGAAATGTTTGGATATGATTCAAAAGATGAAATTTTGGATCTTGATCTCATGGAGGACGTTTACGATGATCCCACTGATAGGGCTAAGATTCTAAAACTAGTTAATGATCAAGGAAGTGCAGAGTACGAGGTGGTTGTCAAGAAGAAAAATCATGAAAAAATGATCACCCACTGCTCTCTAACAGCAGTCAAGAAAAATGGTGTTATTACAAGTTACAGGGGCATAATACGTGACATAACCCAAAGTAAAATGGCTGAAAATGCAATTATTCGTGCAAAGGAAGAATGGGAGGACACCTTTAATGCTGTGCCTGATCTGATTGTCATATTAGACACTAACTTCAAGGTTCTTCGTGCAAACAAGGCCATGGCAAAGAAATTTAATACAACACCCGAAGAAATGGTTGGACTCACATGTCATGAGGTGGTGCATGGTATAAATTCAGTGCCCTCCTTCTGTCCATTTAGTAAACTGCTTTTAGATGGTCACGAGCATACATCAGAGATCCATGAGGATAATCTGGGTGGTGATTTCATAGTTAGTGTTTCACCGCTCAACGACAATAACGGAAAACTGAGGGGAGTGGTTCATGTTGCCCGTGACATCACAGAACGTAAAAAAATAGAAACCGAGATAAAAAAGTCTCTTGATGAAAAAGAAGTTCTTCTTCGTGAGATTCATCACAGAGTGAAGAATAATCTCCAAATAATTGCTAGTTTACTTAACCTGCAAGAAATTAACGATAATCAATGTGCAGATAATGTCTTAAAGGAGAGCATGGGTCGAGTTAAAACCATGGCCACAGTTCATGAGAAACTCTATGGATCATCCTCCATGAGTAAAATCAATTTCAGGGAATTTACGGAGAAACTCGTGTACGACATACTCTACAGTTATGGAAGAAGGATGATCAAAACCAACCTGATCATCGAAGATATTAATTTAAATATTGACACTGCAATGCCACTGGGACTAATCATCAATGAACTGGTAACTAACAGTGTTAAATATGCATTTCCAGACTTAAATGGAATTATAACCATTAAATTGAGTTCTTCAAAAAAAGATATGGAACTCACAGTTGCTGATAATGGAATAGGATTACCAAAAGACTTTAACATAGAGAACATTGATACTTTAGGTCTTGAACTAGTGAAAAATCTTGTGAACCAACTGGAAGGGAATTTAAAAGTTAATGGAACCGATGGAACAGAATTTAAAATCAGTTTTAAAGAAGTGATGTATAAAGATAGAGTATGA
- the polX gene encoding DNA polymerase/3'-5' exonuclease PolX, with amino-acid sequence MKNQLVASILNQVADLMEMESVDFRTKAYRRAAHTVEIQSEAIEDIRKQGKLQDLPGIGGKIAGKIEEIIDTGSLKYLENLKKEFPVNYDELMTVEGLGPKGIKQLYQELGVKSLDDLEKQAKNHHIRRLKGMGEKTERNILVNLGFAKKSGGRSLIGDILPVATKIKDLLRGEDYVDRVEIAGSIRRMKETVGDIDVLVTTPKPLEVMDFFTKMDMVDDVVVSGPTKSTVRLKETGMDVDIRTFSDESFGSALMYFTGSKETNVELRKLAISLGYKLNEYGVFDGDELVAGTTEKEVFNSLGMDYIEPELRENTGEVQAAINKTLPELVELKDLRGDLQMHTNWSDGKNSIEELAFKSQTMGYEYIAITDHSKSIQTSEARSERQIIKQMDEVDDVNKKLDGTTVLKGVEANIDSYGYLDVPDKLLEKMDIVIAGIHSGFNQNKHELTRRIVAAASNEYVNIISHPTGREIHGRSGYELEFDKVFEAAKDNKTLLEINCRKNRLDLRDMHIKQAVENGVKLVINTDSHSTNELVNMELGVGTARRGWAKKEDIINTLNLKDLLTYLKM; translated from the coding sequence ATGAAAAATCAGCTTGTAGCATCCATTCTGAATCAAGTGGCGGATCTTATGGAGATGGAAAGTGTGGATTTCAGAACCAAGGCATACCGCAGGGCAGCACACACAGTGGAAATTCAATCCGAGGCCATAGAAGATATAAGAAAACAAGGAAAACTGCAGGATCTGCCAGGTATTGGGGGTAAGATAGCGGGAAAAATTGAGGAAATAATAGACACGGGATCCCTCAAGTACCTAGAAAATCTCAAAAAGGAGTTTCCAGTTAACTACGATGAGCTCATGACTGTGGAGGGTTTGGGACCTAAAGGTATAAAACAGCTTTATCAAGAGCTTGGAGTGAAATCCCTTGATGACCTTGAAAAACAGGCTAAAAATCATCACATAAGAAGATTAAAGGGTATGGGTGAAAAAACTGAGAGAAATATCCTCGTAAATTTGGGGTTTGCAAAAAAAAGTGGTGGAAGAAGCTTAATTGGAGATATTTTACCAGTTGCGACGAAGATCAAAGACCTGCTTAGAGGTGAAGACTATGTTGACAGGGTGGAAATTGCAGGATCAATTAGGAGGATGAAGGAAACTGTTGGTGACATCGATGTGCTGGTCACTACTCCCAAACCATTGGAAGTAATGGATTTTTTCACCAAGATGGACATGGTTGACGATGTGGTTGTAAGCGGACCAACCAAATCCACAGTCAGACTCAAAGAAACTGGTATGGATGTGGATATCAGAACATTCAGTGATGAATCATTTGGATCGGCACTCATGTACTTCACAGGCTCTAAAGAAACCAACGTAGAACTTCGAAAACTGGCCATATCACTTGGATACAAACTAAACGAGTACGGGGTTTTTGATGGAGATGAACTTGTGGCTGGAACTACCGAAAAAGAGGTGTTCAACTCACTTGGCATGGATTACATAGAACCCGAACTCAGGGAAAACACAGGAGAAGTACAAGCCGCAATAAACAAAACACTACCCGAACTCGTAGAACTTAAGGATCTAAGGGGAGATCTTCAAATGCACACCAACTGGAGTGATGGGAAAAACAGCATCGAAGAACTGGCATTTAAATCCCAGACAATGGGATACGAATACATCGCAATAACCGATCATTCAAAGTCCATTCAAACATCTGAAGCCCGGAGTGAAAGGCAGATAATAAAACAGATGGATGAAGTGGACGATGTCAACAAAAAATTGGACGGTACAACAGTGCTAAAGGGTGTTGAAGCCAATATAGATTCCTACGGCTATTTAGATGTGCCTGACAAACTCCTTGAAAAGATGGACATCGTGATTGCAGGGATACATTCGGGTTTCAACCAAAACAAACATGAACTCACCAGAAGAATTGTGGCTGCAGCTTCAAACGAATATGTGAACATCATATCCCATCCCACTGGCAGGGAAATACATGGTAGAAGTGGATACGAACTCGAATTTGACAAAGTTTTTGAGGCTGCAAAGGATAATAAAACCCTTCTTGAAATTAACTGCCGTAAAAACAGGTTAGATCTTCGGGATATGCACATCAAACAGGCCGTTGAAAATGGTGTTAAACTGGTTATAAACACCGATTCCCATTCCACGAACGAATTAGTTAACATGGAGCTTGGAGTTGGAACTGCAAGGCGTGGCTGGGCTAAAAAAGAAGATATAATCAACACCTTAAATCTCAAAGATCTTTTAACATACCTTAAAATGTAA
- a CDS encoding zinc ribbon domain-containing protein, with translation MVYCPVCGTENPKDVKECKNCHANLDNILNNIKSEESEYNLLKISGYVFIILGLFSLGTLSIVGLILGYKTYQQNNSNAKTHGIIIVVLNIVVILFWIWTLFLVPQWWQSTSLNQSIPRFYR, from the coding sequence ATGGTTTACTGTCCGGTGTGTGGAACTGAAAATCCAAAAGATGTTAAAGAATGTAAAAATTGTCATGCTAATTTAGATAATATTTTAAACAACATCAAGAGCGAAGAAAGTGAATATAATCTCTTAAAAATATCTGGATATGTTTTCATTATATTGGGACTGTTTTCATTGGGAACTTTAAGTATAGTGGGATTAATTCTTGGTTACAAAACCTACCAACAAAACAATTCCAATGCCAAAACCCATGGAATTATAATAGTTGTCCTGAACATCGTGGTAATTTTATTTTGGATATGGACATTATTCCTCGTACCACAATGGTGGCAATCAACATCCCTCAATCAGTCCATACCTAGATTTTACAGGTAA
- the msrA gene encoding peptide-methionine (S)-S-oxide reductase MsrA codes for MADQEKYETASFAAGCFWGVEAAFRELKGVIETTVGYMGGHTKDPNYNEVCTGTTGHAETLQLKYDPDEISFEKLLEVFWNKHDPTTKNRQGPDIGEQYRSIIFYHNPEQKKLAEESKEKLDSSGKYRNPVVTEIIPAGTFYPAEDYHQQYLEKRGRKFCGI; via the coding sequence ATGGCTGACCAAGAAAAGTATGAAACTGCAAGTTTTGCTGCAGGTTGTTTCTGGGGAGTAGAAGCAGCTTTCAGAGAATTGAAGGGTGTTATTGAAACAACGGTGGGTTACATGGGTGGACACACTAAAGACCCAAACTACAACGAGGTCTGCACAGGCACAACAGGCCACGCAGAAACACTTCAGCTCAAGTACGATCCAGATGAAATAAGCTTTGAAAAACTGTTGGAAGTGTTCTGGAACAAACACGACCCAACAACAAAGAACAGACAGGGTCCAGATATTGGAGAGCAGTACAGATCAATAATTTTTTACCATAACCCCGAACAAAAAAAATTGGCTGAAGAATCCAAAGAAAAACTTGATTCATCAGGTAAGTACAGAAATCCAGTTGTAACAGAGATAATTCCAGCCGGAACTTTTTACCCTGCAGAGGATTACCACCAACAGTACCTAGAAAAACGTGGCAGAAAGTTCTGTGGAATCTAA
- a CDS encoding Rieske (2Fe-2S) protein gives MVFVELLKKSELEDGGLKMVDIDGHEYLVARVGDEFMVSDNRCPHMGGDLSKGKLEGTVITCPKHHSQFDLVDGHVIRWTDWKGLKLTAAKIFKSPKDLKTYPIEIREDKIMADL, from the coding sequence ATGGTTTTTGTAGAACTTTTAAAGAAGTCTGAATTGGAAGATGGTGGACTTAAAATGGTGGATATAGATGGACATGAATATTTAGTTGCCAGGGTTGGGGATGAATTCATGGTTTCTGATAATCGTTGTCCACATATGGGTGGTGACCTATCCAAGGGGAAATTGGAAGGCACTGTAATTACCTGCCCCAAACATCACAGTCAATTTGATCTTGTTGATGGTCATGTAATTCGATGGACCGACTGGAAAGGGCTTAAATTAACAGCAGCCAAAATATTCAAGTCTCCAAAAGATCTTAAAACTTATCCCATCGAGATCAGGGAAGATAAAATCATGGCAGATTTGTAA
- a CDS encoding PsbP-related protein, giving the protein MKKYIFVVIAIVALVVAASGCTSQNGNGNNSTTTKNYSNNSISFSYPANWDIISENSSENGTVVAVGDADIQKNNTTTGNGVVIFKLPNNANNTADLNTLKTQVASLNGTNSTVNIGGITANVTTFNTTSDNVTGQIRLIDFTKGDSLYFIQYTTLSSDFQTQGGLFDIITKSFSV; this is encoded by the coding sequence ATGAAGAAATATATTTTCGTAGTCATTGCCATTGTTGCATTGGTTGTAGCTGCTTCAGGCTGTACCAGTCAGAATGGAAATGGAAACAATTCAACGACAACTAAGAATTATTCGAACAACAGCATCAGCTTTAGTTATCCTGCAAACTGGGACATTATCAGTGAAAATTCCAGTGAGAACGGCACAGTAGTTGCTGTGGGTGATGCAGATATCCAGAAAAACAACACCACAACTGGAAACGGAGTTGTAATTTTCAAGTTACCAAACAACGCTAACAACACCGCAGATCTTAACACTCTCAAGACACAAGTTGCCTCCTTAAATGGAACCAACAGCACCGTTAACATCGGAGGAATAACTGCTAACGTAACCACTTTCAACACAACTTCAGACAACGTAACAGGTCAGATAAGGCTCATAGACTTCACAAAAGGCGATTCTCTGTACTTCATACAGTACACTACATTATCTTCTGACTTCCAGACGCAAGGTGGATTGTTTGACATAATAACCAAGAGTTTCAGTGTGTAA
- a CDS encoding ribonuclease H-like domain-containing protein: MSFNGSLETEELRSKLIKEYMETSMDDAFNGEILETAHGSCYKISDSRKLKLNTLPKSKAKSNLLSDLKIIKGIGNFKEQKLNSEGYLTVEDLKEHPTYSGEACKLLELLDEENTSNITDYVTCRYPKSHPSALYSSCFSSDDNFLFMDIETLGLKSVPLILIGVSRFENKKITVDQFLLRDLKDEVSALEAFNSTVDEDTIFVSFNGQTFDIPYIKDRLNHHHIKTDLQRNHLDLMHFSRRAWKNHLPNCKLQTIEKHLFDFEREDDVPSSMVPSFYKTYLETGNIGTLIPIVEHNREDVITLARILSRLNTEMDI, translated from the coding sequence ATGTCTTTTAATGGATCATTAGAAACTGAAGAACTGAGATCAAAGCTCATTAAGGAGTACATGGAAACTTCTATGGACGATGCTTTCAATGGAGAAATACTAGAAACAGCTCATGGCTCATGTTACAAGATAAGTGATTCAAGAAAATTAAAACTCAACACACTCCCAAAATCCAAGGCCAAATCAAACCTACTCAGCGATCTTAAAATTATTAAGGGTATTGGAAATTTTAAGGAACAAAAACTCAACTCTGAAGGCTATTTAACTGTTGAAGATTTAAAGGAACATCCAACTTACTCAGGAGAAGCATGCAAACTTTTAGAACTCTTGGATGAAGAAAATACGAGCAACATAACAGACTACGTTACATGCAGATATCCCAAGAGCCATCCATCAGCACTCTACTCCAGCTGCTTTTCTTCCGATGATAATTTTCTTTTCATGGATATAGAAACATTGGGACTCAAATCTGTTCCACTCATACTGATCGGAGTATCCAGATTTGAAAACAAGAAAATAACAGTTGACCAATTCCTTTTAAGGGATCTCAAAGATGAGGTATCTGCCCTTGAAGCCTTCAACTCAACTGTGGATGAGGACACCATATTTGTGAGTTTCAACGGTCAAACATTTGATATTCCCTACATCAAGGACAGGTTAAACCACCACCATATTAAAACAGACCTTCAAAGGAATCACCTGGATCTCATGCATTTCTCAAGAAGGGCCTGGAAAAATCACCTCCCCAACTGCAAGCTCCAGACCATAGAAAAACATCTATTTGATTTTGAACGTGAAGATGATGTTCCAAGCAGTATGGTACCTTCATTTTATAAAACCTACCTTGAAACAGGCAACATAGGGACACTTATACCCATAGTAGAACACAACCGAGAAGATGTGATAACCCTTGCAAGAATACTTTCAAGACTCAACACAGAAATGGACATATAA
- a CDS encoding PAS domain S-box protein, producing MTQNILIIMEDDFGDDGLVKMLDSWGYKTHFLLKTDTNKIPEIKPDLVIMDVQPDDPEAETIVNSLDSPTIYLPLVRKNSDLPSMTTYFEGAVSDEKLKFAAEMVVYHTQTSKNLRQNHETYRLVYENAPMAYQSLDESGNIIDVNQTWLEKLGYKKEDVIGSWFGDFLNSTHVEQFRYNFPKFKAAGKTSNIEFVMVKADGNEITVSFDGKIGYDSRGNFKQTHCIFKDITAQKVAENAMKESEKYYKTIFENTGTATIIVEEDSTISLVNTQFEHLYGVKWDEIEGKIKWTDLVTIQHLPKMLKYHKLRRSNPEEVPRNYEFDFIDSSGVIKNIFVTVAIIPETSKSLVSLQDITCMKVTEDTLKTTINEKDTLLREIHHRVKNNLQIISSLLNLQSRYIHDTDTLDVFKESQNRVRSMAIVHEKLYKSDNISKIDFGEYIQDLVGNLLYNYDIDPNKIRFNTNIKNIFFDVDTCTPCGLIVNELLTNSVKHAFPGDMNGQISIDLKDNEGTYTLYVSDDGVGFPEDVDYTNTDTLGLQLVTNLVNQLDGSIEIINKGGTTIKIEFKDFNM from the coding sequence ATGACTCAAAATATACTGATCATCATGGAAGACGATTTTGGTGACGATGGGTTAGTTAAAATGCTAGATTCTTGGGGATACAAAACCCATTTCTTATTGAAAACCGATACCAATAAAATCCCTGAAATTAAACCTGATCTTGTTATAATGGATGTACAACCTGACGATCCGGAGGCAGAAACAATCGTGAACAGCTTGGATTCTCCCACCATCTACCTTCCCCTGGTGAGGAAAAATTCTGATTTACCAAGCATGACAACTTATTTTGAGGGAGCTGTTTCTGATGAGAAACTTAAGTTTGCGGCCGAGATGGTTGTTTATCATACACAGACCAGTAAAAATTTGAGGCAAAATCATGAAACCTACAGGCTGGTCTATGAAAATGCACCCATGGCCTACCAGTCACTGGATGAATCTGGAAACATTATAGACGTCAATCAAACCTGGTTAGAAAAGCTGGGATACAAGAAGGAAGATGTTATAGGCAGTTGGTTTGGAGACTTTTTAAACTCCACCCATGTTGAACAGTTCAGATACAACTTTCCAAAGTTCAAAGCCGCTGGAAAAACTTCAAACATTGAATTTGTAATGGTCAAAGCAGATGGTAATGAGATCACAGTATCTTTTGATGGAAAAATTGGATACGATTCTAGGGGAAATTTTAAACAAACACACTGCATCTTCAAGGATATTACTGCTCAAAAAGTGGCTGAAAATGCCATGAAAGAATCTGAAAAATATTACAAAACCATATTTGAAAATACAGGTACCGCAACCATCATAGTGGAGGAAGATTCAACCATTTCCCTTGTGAACACCCAGTTCGAACATTTATATGGAGTTAAGTGGGATGAGATCGAGGGGAAAATAAAATGGACAGATCTGGTAACGATCCAGCACCTTCCGAAAATGTTGAAATACCATAAACTCAGGAGATCAAACCCTGAAGAAGTTCCTAGAAACTATGAATTTGACTTCATCGACAGTTCAGGAGTCATCAAAAATATATTTGTGACTGTTGCCATAATTCCTGAAACATCCAAAAGTTTAGTTTCACTTCAAGACATCACCTGCATGAAGGTAACAGAAGACACATTAAAAACCACCATAAATGAGAAGGACACCTTACTAAGGGAAATACATCACAGGGTGAAAAATAATTTGCAAATAATATCCAGCCTTTTGAACCTTCAATCCAGATATATACATGACACAGATACATTAGATGTTTTCAAAGAAAGCCAGAACAGGGTACGTTCCATGGCAATTGTCCATGAAAAGTTATACAAATCTGATAATATTTCTAAAATAGATTTTGGAGAGTACATCCAAGATCTTGTAGGCAACCTTCTTTACAATTACGACATTGATCCCAATAAGATCAGATTTAATACAAACATCAAAAATATCTTCTTTGATGTGGATACATGTACTCCATGCGGACTCATTGTGAATGAACTACTAACCAACTCCGTTAAACATGCATTTCCAGGAGATATGAATGGGCAGATCAGTATTGATCTTAAGGATAATGAAGGCACCTATACATTATATGTGAGTGATGATGGTGTTGGTTTTCCTGAAGATGTTGACTACACAAACACCGACACCCTGGGACTGCAACTCGTAACCAACCTAGTAAACCAACTGGACGGCAGTATAGAAATTATAAATAAAGGTGGAACCACGATTAAAATCGAATTTAAAGACTTTAATATGTGA